One Eubacteriales bacterium mix99 genomic window carries:
- a CDS encoding FAD-dependent oxidoreductase — MLYNGRELSVLGEYDVIVAGSGPAGLCAAVASARNAAKTAIVERYGILGGNLTSGHVGPVMGRIGEGTLAGEVNRMIGTKLPIARVAPDFERAKSAFPAWMKKEGVDIFLQSPVIDVVQDANDLRGIIVSTPDGPGVLTGKCIVDATGDGFVSFLAGEEYEKGRKEDHLMQPVTLMFRLAGLDMERMPPLDSRKYNLKVPGMSLRELGKEAAKTGLLPEKASFVRIYRGVRDGECMINTTQANFIDGTNVYDIEKAECDLRDQIYHVTEFLRGHIEGFENAYVTSSSSTLGVRETRRIMGTYVLNDADIEKGRKFEDMVVHNAEFIVDIHHITKGGQQEDRKVPPYDIPYRCLVPKRIDHLLLAGRCISGTHRAMASYRVMNICMAIGQASGVAASLCAQKGIKPRELDYQEVQKALTTMGVNLYD; from the coding sequence GTGCTGTATAACGGACGGGAATTGTCGGTACTTGGTGAATATGATGTGATTGTTGCCGGAAGCGGTCCTGCCGGCCTGTGTGCTGCAGTGGCAAGTGCCAGGAATGCTGCAAAAACTGCCATAGTTGAACGATATGGAATTCTGGGCGGCAACTTAACATCCGGACATGTGGGACCTGTTATGGGACGGATCGGAGAAGGCACTCTGGCCGGTGAGGTTAATCGGATGATTGGTACCAAGCTTCCCATTGCCCGGGTGGCACCGGACTTTGAACGTGCAAAATCTGCATTTCCTGCATGGATGAAGAAGGAAGGTGTGGACATTTTCCTGCAAAGCCCTGTCATTGATGTGGTACAGGATGCAAACGACCTCAGGGGGATTATCGTATCGACCCCGGATGGGCCCGGCGTTCTCACAGGGAAATGTATTGTGGATGCGACCGGCGATGGGTTCGTTTCTTTTTTGGCAGGAGAAGAGTACGAAAAGGGCAGGAAGGAAGATCATTTGATGCAGCCTGTTACTTTGATGTTCCGGCTTGCGGGTCTTGATATGGAGCGCATGCCGCCGCTGGACAGCAGAAAATACAATTTGAAGGTACCGGGGATGAGCCTCAGGGAACTGGGAAAGGAAGCAGCCAAAACGGGACTGTTACCGGAAAAAGCGAGCTTTGTGCGCATCTACAGGGGAGTGCGGGATGGCGAATGTATGATAAATACCACTCAGGCCAACTTTATTGACGGGACCAATGTATATGATATTGAAAAAGCGGAATGTGATCTCCGGGATCAAATATATCATGTCACTGAATTTCTGCGGGGACATATAGAAGGATTTGAAAATGCTTATGTAACCAGCAGCTCTTCCACCTTGGGGGTTCGGGAAACCAGACGAATCATGGGTACCTATGTCCTGAACGATGCAGATATCGAAAAAGGGAGAAAGTTTGAGGATATGGTGGTGCATAATGCGGAGTTCATTGTCGACATTCACCATATCACAAAAGGCGGGCAACAGGAAGACAGGAAGGTGCCGCCGTACGATATACCCTATCGCTGCCTGGTACCGAAAAGGATTGATCATCTGCTGCTCGCCGGCAGGTGCATATCCGGAACGCATCGTGCGATGGCTTCGTACAGGGTCATGAATATTTGTATGGCCATCGGACAGGCAAGCGGTGTAGCCGCGTCCCTTTGTGCACAAAAAGGCATCAAGCCGCGTGAACTTGATTATCAGGAAGTCCAAAAAGCATTGACAACTATGGGAGTTAACTTATATGACTAA
- a CDS encoding extracellular solute-binding protein: protein MRKSGFQKAAGLLLSLCVMVSLASGCTSSGQGKKQNDKKENSVSASTSSDSRGKGASEAKKKVKIDLVMGDNVVMPEEKDNFINQELDKALHVDLTMSILGGGTDYATALNTRISSGDVPDMFYVPSQQSFQQYADSGLLMSLTPYLDKIQPVVDWAGGKESLTPNTYKGELYRVPKKPGIDNYKIWSIRKDWLDAVKAQIPTTPEEALDVAKRFTFEDPDGNGKKDTYGFAGPGINTFDAIVNSYGGSLKSDIIIKDNEVMASILQPDMKAALEMCKSFVDGGVVDPDLVADDNNSVRDKLIQGMSGMTFYTWAGLYKQIYMDQVLAVNPKAEWVCFNGLEGPHGHKNGTSDIDNVAGRWVISKEIESDEVKRDRIFDLLNYTVSGEGLNLLCYGVEGRHFNIEDGKVVPTELMSRECDYIYVYQICNRDDLTYCETKFPEAKTAIETGFHMDRYHTYNGEVDLPEGLHKSDMDNYISDNMIKFIYGKRPINEYDDFIKELSDSFQFDEYLKAAQTQLKEKEYIK from the coding sequence TTGAGGAAATCAGGTTTTCAGAAGGCAGCTGGACTGCTGCTGTCCCTGTGTGTAATGGTGAGTCTGGCATCGGGCTGCACTTCATCGGGGCAAGGGAAAAAGCAAAACGATAAGAAGGAAAATTCCGTTTCAGCAAGTACCTCGTCCGATTCCAGGGGCAAGGGAGCGTCCGAAGCCAAGAAGAAGGTAAAAATTGACCTGGTTATGGGAGATAATGTCGTAATGCCTGAGGAAAAAGATAATTTTATCAATCAGGAACTGGATAAGGCATTGCATGTTGACCTGACGATGTCCATTTTGGGCGGCGGCACCGATTATGCTACTGCATTGAATACCAGGATAAGCAGTGGTGATGTACCGGATATGTTCTATGTGCCAAGTCAACAATCCTTTCAGCAATATGCCGACAGCGGTCTGTTGATGAGTCTTACTCCTTATCTGGATAAGATTCAGCCGGTTGTGGATTGGGCTGGCGGGAAGGAGAGTTTAACTCCCAACACATACAAAGGTGAGTTGTATCGTGTTCCAAAGAAGCCTGGTATTGATAATTACAAAATATGGAGTATCCGTAAGGACTGGCTGGATGCGGTAAAGGCACAGATTCCAACCACACCGGAGGAAGCTCTGGATGTTGCCAAAAGGTTTACCTTTGAAGATCCGGATGGGAATGGGAAAAAGGATACCTATGGTTTTGCCGGGCCCGGCATCAATACATTTGATGCAATCGTAAACTCCTATGGGGGCAGCTTAAAAAGTGATATTATCATCAAAGACAACGAGGTTATGGCTTCCATATTGCAGCCTGATATGAAAGCGGCCCTGGAGATGTGCAAATCATTTGTTGACGGGGGAGTTGTCGATCCGGATTTGGTTGCAGACGACAACAACTCGGTCAGGGATAAACTGATTCAGGGAATGTCGGGCATGACCTTTTATACCTGGGCCGGCTTATACAAGCAAATTTATATGGATCAGGTGCTGGCAGTGAATCCAAAAGCAGAATGGGTTTGCTTTAATGGCCTTGAGGGGCCGCACGGTCATAAGAACGGGACTTCGGATATAGATAACGTTGCCGGACGCTGGGTAATCAGCAAGGAAATAGAATCAGATGAGGTAAAGAGAGACAGGATATTCGATCTCCTCAACTATACTGTCAGCGGGGAAGGATTAAATTTGCTGTGCTATGGAGTAGAAGGGCGGCATTTCAATATCGAGGATGGAAAGGTTGTACCAACTGAACTGATGTCCAGGGAATGTGATTATATATATGTCTATCAGATTTGTAACCGGGATGATCTGACGTACTGCGAAACCAAATTTCCGGAGGCAAAAACCGCTATTGAAACCGGGTTTCATATGGACCGTTATCATACCTATAACGGGGAAGTGGATCTTCCGGAGGGATTGCACAAATCGGACATGGACAACTATATCTCCGACAATATGATAAAGTTTATCTATGGAAAGCGTCCGATAAACGAGTACGATGATTTTATCAAAGAGCTGAGTGACTCCTTCCAGTTTGATGAATATCTGAAAGCTGCCCAAACTCAGCTAAAGGAGAAAGAATATATAAAATAA
- a CDS encoding carbohydrate ABC transporter permease: MVKGKSDVVIDSFVDVILFIVGFISVFPLLYVFSVSLTPIEEVLKNGGFVVIPKSINLEAYSRIIEQRLLPRAMGVTVYITVLGTAINMFLSVLMAYPLSKDDLPGRKVLMNFVIFTMLFGGGTIPTYLMVKNLGLMNTYWAMTLPGAIGTYNMIVIKSFFENLPNDLFESARIDGASEFRVLWQIAIPLSRAVMMTVGLFYAVGHWSTYFPAIMYISDEKMHTLQVVLRKLLNNNPELNMNVDTVVPTQTMQMASVIFSTVPIILVYPFIQKYFTKGVMLGAIKG, encoded by the coding sequence ATGGTAAAAGGAAAGTCTGACGTCGTTATCGATAGCTTTGTAGATGTCATTTTGTTTATTGTAGGATTTATCAGTGTTTTTCCGCTGCTGTATGTGTTCAGTGTATCGTTGACCCCCATTGAGGAGGTTCTGAAAAACGGAGGCTTTGTTGTTATTCCGAAGTCTATTAACCTGGAAGCCTATAGCAGGATCATTGAGCAAAGACTTCTGCCCAGGGCAATGGGGGTAACCGTATATATCACCGTATTGGGCACTGCCATCAACATGTTTCTTTCGGTGCTGATGGCCTATCCTTTGAGCAAGGATGATCTGCCGGGGAGAAAGGTTCTTATGAATTTTGTTATATTCACCATGCTCTTCGGGGGCGGCACCATTCCCACCTATCTGATGGTGAAGAATCTTGGACTGATGAACACCTATTGGGCAATGACATTGCCTGGTGCCATTGGTACCTATAACATGATAGTAATCAAATCCTTCTTTGAAAATCTGCCGAATGATCTGTTTGAATCTGCCCGGATCGATGGAGCAAGTGAATTCAGGGTGTTGTGGCAGATTGCCATTCCTCTCTCCAGGGCAGTGATGATGACAGTGGGATTGTTTTATGCAGTAGGGCATTGGAGCACCTATTTCCCTGCAATTATGTATATATCGGATGAAAAGATGCATACGCTGCAGGTTGTACTCCGGAAATTACTGAACAACAATCCGGAGCTGAACATGAACGTTGATACGGTGGTCCCCACCCAGACCATGCAGATGGCATCGGTCATTTTCTCCACTGTTCCAATTATTCTTGTGTATCCTTTTATCCAAAAGTATTTTACCAAGGGCGTCATGCTGGGAGCAATAAAAGGGTGA
- a CDS encoding ABC transporter permease subunit produces the protein MSTKVAHIAKDESSYKKQGKLQAFQKGMKRYWPFYVMLLPCLIYYIIFKYGPMYGVVIAFKDFNVTEGIVGSPWADPWYKHYQYFFNSPYASQVIGNTLIISGLKLFFRLFPSLLLALLINECSKKWFGRVIQTLSYLPHFLSWVIIYGILIALFSQSAGLINRLIVDAGGKAYPVLTSPEHFRAVLVGSEIWRDTGWGAIIYLAAIGGIDPNLYEAAIIDGCGRIKRIWYITIPNLTGVFIMQLILKVGSILDAGFDQIYILSTPQVNSVSEIIDTWVFKEGLQRMNYSLASAVGLLKSVIGMIMVLSTNKLARRWDKALW, from the coding sequence ATGAGTACAAAAGTGGCACATATAGCTAAGGATGAAAGTAGCTATAAAAAACAAGGGAAATTACAGGCTTTTCAAAAAGGTATGAAGCGGTATTGGCCGTTTTATGTCATGCTGCTTCCGTGTTTGATCTATTATATTATTTTTAAATATGGTCCCATGTATGGTGTAGTGATTGCCTTTAAGGATTTCAATGTTACCGAAGGGATCGTTGGCAGTCCCTGGGCAGATCCATGGTATAAGCATTATCAGTATTTCTTCAACAGTCCCTATGCTTCCCAGGTGATTGGCAACACCTTGATCATCAGTGGATTAAAGCTATTTTTTAGACTATTTCCTTCTCTTTTGCTTGCATTGCTGATCAATGAATGTTCAAAGAAATGGTTTGGAAGAGTGATACAGACGCTGTCCTATCTTCCTCACTTTTTATCCTGGGTCATTATCTACGGGATATTGATAGCCTTGTTTTCCCAGAGCGCCGGGCTGATCAATCGATTGATTGTAGATGCCGGTGGGAAAGCCTATCCCGTTCTTACTTCGCCGGAACATTTCCGGGCGGTATTGGTAGGGTCTGAAATCTGGCGGGATACCGGCTGGGGCGCGATTATCTATCTGGCAGCCATAGGAGGAATCGACCCCAATTTGTATGAAGCTGCCATTATTGACGGATGCGGCCGTATCAAGCGGATATGGTACATCACCATACCCAATTTAACCGGGGTATTTATTATGCAGCTGATATTGAAAGTAGGAAGCATTCTGGATGCAGGGTTCGATCAGATCTACATTCTGTCAACACCTCAGGTGAACAGTGTATCGGAAATCATTGATACATGGGTCTTCAAGGAAGGGCTGCAGCGAATGAACTACAGTCTTGCCAGTGCTGTTGGATTGTTGAAATCCGTCATTGGAATGATTATGGTCCTCTCTACGAATAAGTTGGCAAGAAGGTGGGATAAGGCGCTATGGTAA
- a CDS encoding IclR family transcriptional regulator, translated as MERKINQVKSLYKAMKVLECFTVEQPELSITEISCKLGLYKSNVYNILSTFEQLGYVSQNPENSKYRLGIKILNRSFVFNSHMSIQRIALPHMQRIADSSRENVYLAVPNGTEVVYLESCCPYGIAPSRNLQGERAPMYCTAIGKAMLAYSPQKVIDEVYKDKVRKFTEQTITKKSKLEEELKLIQSRGYAIDDMEHEYGIRCVGMAIKNSSGEAYAGLSVSGPSPRIDDKKTELLAGLLQENIRTIEEDYKF; from the coding sequence ATGGAGAGAAAGATAAATCAGGTAAAGTCCTTGTATAAAGCCATGAAGGTTTTGGAATGTTTTACTGTGGAACAACCGGAATTAAGCATCACGGAAATAAGCTGCAAGCTTGGTTTATACAAAAGCAATGTATACAATATTTTATCTACCTTTGAGCAATTGGGGTATGTGTCCCAGAATCCTGAAAACAGTAAGTACAGGTTGGGAATCAAAATACTGAACCGGAGTTTTGTTTTTAATTCGCATATGTCCATTCAGCGCATTGCTTTGCCTCACATGCAGAGGATAGCGGATTCTTCCCGTGAAAATGTGTATCTCGCTGTGCCCAACGGAACGGAAGTGGTGTACCTTGAATCATGCTGTCCCTATGGAATTGCTCCTTCCAGAAATTTGCAGGGAGAAAGGGCGCCAATGTATTGTACTGCGATCGGAAAGGCGATGCTTGCCTATTCCCCGCAGAAAGTGATTGATGAAGTTTATAAGGATAAGGTACGTAAGTTTACGGAACAAACGATCACGAAAAAGAGCAAACTGGAGGAGGAGCTGAAGCTCATTCAATCCAGGGGATACGCCATTGATGACATGGAGCATGAATATGGTATTCGGTGTGTGGGCATGGCGATCAAAAACAGTTCCGGAGAAGCTTATGCCGGGTTAAGTGTTTCAGGTCCGTCTCCCCGCATTGATGATAAAAAAACAGAGCTGCTTGCCGGGCTTTTACAGGAAAATATCCGGACGATAGAAGAGGACTACAAGTTTTAA
- a CDS encoding sialidase family protein, with protein MRGNTGWEYHPYRPAHKMAEANLPFICRLAPNESAIELEWFDKGCPGPHILKWREKGRDRPWCTKSVDEARLCIDGLEKGRNYELCIERKDKSWKSSAIRLARTGSVPGQVINYLHPEDRLYAFSGRALCSPSIVKLPSGSLLVSMDLFASGAPQNLTLLFRSDDRGKTWYYVTDLFPCYWGTLFVHRNRLYMLGCSTEYGDILIGVSDDDGDTWSQPARLFSGSGSSLSAGWGRAPLPMVIKDGRLFASVDYGAWKEGGHAIGVISVPEDADLLDSPNWTCSDLTAYDPSWPGAPRGRSTGLLEGNMVIGKDGRLLDLLRIGLTACDPGYGVAVLLEANPEHPESRPVFHRFIDMPGGSNSKSYILFDSVSNCYFAIGNICVDPSTPGQRNVLALQASQDLYHWKTVRILMDYREEDPGKVGFQYITFLIDEKDILYVSRTSMNGSGNFHDANYITFHVIENFRKYT; from the coding sequence ATGAGAGGAAATACAGGCTGGGAATATCATCCATACAGACCAGCCCATAAGATGGCAGAGGCAAACTTGCCATTTATCTGCCGCCTTGCGCCAAATGAGAGCGCAATTGAGCTGGAATGGTTTGACAAGGGTTGCCCAGGGCCTCATATTTTAAAGTGGAGGGAGAAGGGAAGGGATCGTCCCTGGTGCACAAAGTCTGTGGATGAGGCAAGGCTGTGCATCGACGGATTGGAAAAAGGTAGGAACTACGAACTTTGTATTGAGAGAAAGGACAAATCATGGAAATCCAGCGCCATCCGATTGGCAAGGACCGGCTCGGTACCGGGACAGGTCATAAACTATCTGCATCCGGAAGACAGATTATATGCCTTTTCCGGTCGTGCCCTGTGCAGTCCGTCCATCGTGAAACTGCCTTCGGGATCCCTTTTGGTTTCCATGGATCTTTTTGCTTCCGGCGCTCCCCAGAATCTGACCTTGCTGTTTCGGTCCGATGATCGGGGAAAAACCTGGTACTATGTGACGGATCTTTTCCCATGCTACTGGGGTACGCTGTTTGTACACCGAAACAGGCTGTATATGCTGGGGTGTTCCACGGAATACGGAGATATTCTGATAGGAGTTTCCGATGATGACGGGGATACCTGGTCCCAACCGGCCCGTTTATTTTCCGGCAGCGGTTCTTCCCTGTCTGCCGGCTGGGGACGTGCACCTCTTCCAATGGTCATAAAAGACGGCCGGTTGTTTGCGTCGGTGGATTATGGCGCATGGAAGGAAGGCGGTCATGCCATCGGCGTGATTTCTGTACCGGAAGATGCAGATCTTCTGGACAGCCCGAACTGGACCTGTTCGGATTTGACGGCATACGATCCTTCCTGGCCCGGGGCCCCCAGGGGCAGGAGTACCGGTCTCCTGGAGGGGAATATGGTGATTGGCAAAGATGGCAGACTGCTGGATCTTCTGCGCATTGGCCTTACTGCATGCGATCCGGGTTATGGCGTCGCAGTTTTATTGGAAGCGAACCCGGAGCATCCGGAAAGCCGGCCTGTCTTTCACCGTTTTATTGATATGCCTGGCGGGAGCAACAGTAAATCCTATATCTTATTTGATTCTGTGAGCAATTGTTATTTTGCCATTGGGAATATTTGTGTGGATCCGTCCACTCCCGGACAGCGAAATGTGTTGGCTTTGCAGGCCTCTCAGGATTTGTATCACTGGAAGACGGTCAGAATTCTGATGGATTATCGGGAGGAGGATCCGGGGAAAGTGGGATTTCAGTATATTACCTTCCTGATCGATGAAAAGGATATTCTTTATGTTTCCAGGACATCCATGAACGGATCAGGAAACTTTCATGATGCGAACTATATTACTTTTCATGTGATAGAGAATTTTAGGAAGTATACATGA
- a CDS encoding dihydrodipicolinate synthase family protein: MTNGTDYIPGGVYPTMITPFTEDNRIDFTAVANMIDWYMENGCSGVFAVCQSSEMFFLSDEEKIQLVEFVTQYAKSEARNRGIRNFPVLASGHTGTDKKRQAEMMNKMYDAGADVIVLITNRFGEENSDQQWIEQAEELIGLLPDVKLGLYECPYPRKRLVSDRILSWCAAKDRFLFFKDTCCDQDLIIKRIHTLKGSGMKLFNANGQTLLPTLRAGAAGYCGVMANFHPHLYEKLCKNYATNKEGAEDLQSFLAIASLIESRAYPVCAKYHMNRMGIPMSLHTRCVDEEKLSPLFRREVRQLCTLEKFIARVMDL; this comes from the coding sequence ATGACTAATGGCACGGATTATATTCCGGGCGGCGTATATCCAACGATGATTACGCCATTTACTGAGGACAACAGAATTGATTTTACTGCAGTTGCAAATATGATAGACTGGTATATGGAGAATGGCTGCAGTGGCGTATTTGCTGTATGTCAATCAAGTGAAATGTTCTTTCTTTCGGATGAGGAGAAAATTCAGCTGGTTGAGTTTGTTACGCAATATGCAAAATCAGAAGCCCGAAACAGGGGAATTCGGAATTTTCCTGTGTTGGCTTCTGGTCATACGGGCACGGATAAAAAGCGACAGGCTGAGATGATGAATAAAATGTATGATGCAGGTGCGGATGTCATTGTGCTGATTACAAATCGGTTTGGCGAAGAAAATTCAGATCAGCAATGGATAGAACAAGCGGAAGAACTCATTGGGCTGCTGCCCGATGTGAAGTTGGGACTGTATGAATGCCCGTATCCCAGGAAGAGGCTGGTCTCCGACAGGATATTATCATGGTGCGCTGCAAAAGACCGATTTTTGTTTTTTAAGGATACGTGCTGTGATCAGGATTTGATTATAAAACGAATCCATACTTTAAAGGGATCGGGTATGAAATTATTTAACGCAAATGGTCAGACGCTGCTGCCGACACTTCGTGCCGGCGCAGCGGGATATTGCGGTGTTATGGCGAATTTTCATCCCCATTTGTATGAAAAGCTTTGTAAAAATTATGCAACAAACAAAGAAGGAGCGGAAGACCTGCAGAGTTTTTTGGCCATTGCATCCCTGATCGAGTCCAGAGCGTACCCTGTATGTGCGAAATATCATATGAACCGGATGGGCATTCCCATGTCGCTGCATACGCGCTGCGTGGACGAAGAAAAGTTATCACCTCTTTTCAGAAGAGAGGTTCGGCAGTTGTGTACGCTGGAGAAATTCATAGCCCGGGTGATGGATTTATAG
- a CDS encoding glycoside hydrolase family 38 C-terminal domain-containing protein codes for MSNIMDKLKFVEEKADHYWAKRITSQLEYAIQLNKVLEHKYDEDLTDSLDFLSGEIAREGTITETAAKAAEKKLDLLSEDAKKYRMLCVAHAHMDMNWMWRWEETVTIVLNTFRTMLDLMEEYPQFKFSQSQASVYRIVEKYDPAMLEEIRKRIHEGRWEVTASTWVEHDKNMANGESMARHILYTKRTLSKLLDIDPDSLNLDFEPDTFGHSLNVPEILARGGVRYYYHCRGYDGYQLYRWKAPSRKSVIAYREPTWYMGAIEPSMAYYVPGFCSEHHMDTMLKVYGVGDHGGGPTRRDIERIMDMADWPVFPRMEFGTYGEYFALVEEISDQLPVVTGELNPIFTGCYTSQSRIKKGNAILQDKLNETEAFASAASLSVGAAYPTRQMEEAWEKVLFNQFHDILPGSCTADAREYAMGLYQQAAARTDTETSRALRSIASHIDTSAWASKGIYHLFNPSLYARTELVEVTVWDWEGKKENIQFLDSDGKEVPYQLLSEQDIPYWGHHCFKTLISAHVPAMGYATYVLTEKKAEDVLPPFPVQPRVERRNSYTLENERLKVVFDSRTGAIVSMTDKANRHEIIDPNQPAGIFRLIEEEDSPGMTSWVVGNYRRVTNINEGGVKFTSLQNGEGLLRQSLSYTASFGESTLRVRIYLDRDSSRLGFEVECDFRELGNSEKGVPQLNFHMPVGYDCRAYRYDIPSGTIERDETDMDVPASSWAAAMPKDSGRKALTLIAGTKHGFRCVKNSISLSLIRASYDPDPYPEVGHHAFGFFASLPNITSNRELIEEAYNCSHPICVVSGRPHKGELLPRGSFMKIQEGGIAVQAIKMPEDSTDTNSLILRGFETEGRRTRVEMSFSRNVAKAYCVDINEKPVESELDVRISENHVSFGVEPYKVFTFRVEFL; via the coding sequence GGATGCGAAGAAATACCGGATGTTGTGTGTTGCCCATGCCCATATGGATATGAACTGGATGTGGCGGTGGGAGGAGACGGTCACCATTGTTCTGAATACGTTCCGTACCATGCTGGACCTGATGGAGGAATACCCCCAGTTTAAATTTTCCCAATCCCAGGCTTCCGTCTATCGGATTGTGGAAAAGTATGACCCCGCCATGTTGGAGGAAATCCGGAAAAGGATTCACGAGGGCCGCTGGGAAGTTACGGCCTCCACATGGGTGGAACATGACAAGAATATGGCCAATGGGGAAAGCATGGCCCGTCATATCCTTTATACAAAGCGTACCCTGTCCAAACTACTGGACATCGACCCGGACAGCCTGAACCTGGATTTTGAGCCGGATACCTTCGGGCACAGCCTGAACGTACCGGAGATTCTTGCAAGGGGGGGAGTCCGGTATTATTATCATTGCCGGGGGTATGACGGCTATCAGCTTTACCGCTGGAAAGCGCCTTCCCGCAAATCGGTCATTGCTTATCGGGAACCAACATGGTATATGGGCGCCATCGAGCCTTCCATGGCTTATTATGTGCCGGGATTCTGCAGCGAACACCATATGGACACCATGCTGAAGGTTTACGGCGTGGGTGATCATGGCGGCGGCCCTACCCGAAGGGATATTGAGCGGATTATGGATATGGCGGACTGGCCGGTTTTTCCAAGGATGGAGTTTGGAACCTATGGGGAGTACTTTGCATTGGTGGAGGAGATCAGCGATCAGCTGCCGGTGGTAACCGGTGAACTGAATCCCATATTTACCGGCTGCTATACCAGTCAGTCCCGAATCAAAAAAGGAAATGCCATTCTGCAGGATAAGCTGAATGAAACCGAAGCTTTTGCATCGGCTGCTTCGTTATCTGTGGGAGCGGCCTACCCCACCCGGCAGATGGAAGAGGCGTGGGAAAAGGTATTGTTCAATCAATTCCATGATATCCTGCCCGGATCGTGCACGGCGGATGCCAGGGAATATGCCATGGGTCTTTATCAGCAGGCGGCTGCACGGACAGATACAGAGACCAGCCGTGCCCTTCGCAGCATCGCATCCCATATTGATACTTCTGCATGGGCTTCCAAAGGGATTTATCACCTCTTTAATCCCTCCCTTTATGCCAGAACGGAGCTGGTTGAGGTGACGGTTTGGGACTGGGAAGGAAAGAAGGAAAATATACAGTTCCTGGATTCCGATGGCAAGGAGGTTCCTTATCAGCTGCTTTCCGAACAGGACATTCCCTATTGGGGCCATCATTGTTTCAAGACACTGATTTCTGCACATGTTCCGGCAATGGGGTATGCGACATATGTTCTTACGGAGAAAAAAGCGGAGGATGTTTTGCCCCCATTTCCAGTGCAGCCCAGAGTTGAGAGACGGAACAGCTACACTCTGGAAAATGAACGCCTGAAAGTGGTGTTTGATTCCCGCACCGGTGCCATCGTTTCCATGACGGACAAGGCCAACCGGCACGAAATTATTGATCCCAACCAGCCTGCCGGTATTTTTAGGCTGATTGAGGAGGAAGACAGCCCGGGCATGACCTCGTGGGTAGTGGGAAATTACCGCAGGGTTACAAATATCAACGAAGGCGGTGTGAAGTTCACTTCGCTTCAGAACGGGGAAGGCCTGCTCCGGCAGTCCCTGTCCTATACCGCATCCTTTGGGGAGTCCACGCTTCGGGTCCGCATTTACCTGGATCGGGACAGCTCAAGGCTTGGCTTTGAAGTAGAGTGCGATTTCCGGGAATTGGGAAATTCCGAGAAGGGGGTTCCGCAGCTGAATTTCCATATGCCGGTAGGGTATGATTGCCGTGCTTATCGGTATGATATTCCCTCCGGGACCATTGAACGGGATGAAACCGATATGGATGTTCCCGCCAGCAGCTGGGCGGCAGCCATGCCAAAAGATTCGGGACGAAAGGCACTTACCCTGATTGCCGGCACCAAACACGGATTCCGCTGTGTGAAAAATTCCATCAGTCTCAGCCTGATCCGCGCCTCCTATGACCCGGATCCTTATCCGGAGGTAGGCCATCATGCGTTTGGTTTCTTTGCTTCCCTGCCCAATATTACCTCCAACCGGGAATTGATTGAGGAAGCTTATAACTGCAGTCACCCGATTTGTGTGGTATCCGGCAGGCCGCATAAAGGCGAGCTTCTGCCCCGCGGCAGCTTTATGAAGATACAGGAAGGCGGCATTGCCGTCCAGGCAATTAAAATGCCGGAAGACAGCACGGATACCAATAGTCTGATACTGAGAGGATTTGAGACGGAAGGCAGAAGGACCAGAGTGGAAATGTCCTTCAGTCGAAACGTTGCGAAGGCATATTGTGTGGATATCAATGAAAAACCGGTGGAGTCGGAGCTGGATGTCCGGATTTCAGAAAATCATGTATCCTTTGGCGTGGAACCCTATAAGGTGTTTACGTTCCGGGTGGAGTTTCTGTAA